The following are encoded in a window of uncultured Pseudomonas sp. genomic DNA:
- a CDS encoding PLP-dependent aminotransferase family protein, with product MSLYVDLATMLSARIEQGLYRPGDRLPSVRALSVEHGVSLSTVQQAYRHLEDQGMATPRPKSGYFVPPSRKKPELPIVSRAAQRPLDVSQWDHVLELISIPPGSNILQLGRGMPDISSATLKPLLRSMSRLSRRQSVKELSYGCINGDPALREQISRLMLDSGCQIPAEDIVTTTGCHEALSAAICATCKPGDVVAVDSPSFHGVMQALKGFGMKALELPTDPLTGISLEALELALEQWPIKAIQLTPTCNNPLGYIMPDANKRALIALAQRFDVAIIEDDVYGELAYSYPRPRTIKSYDEDGRVLLCSSFSKTLAPGLRIGWIAPGRYLQKILHLKYIGTGMAAQLPQLALAEFISGGHYEPHLRRMRSQYARNRDVMIDWVSRYFPPGTRVSQPDGGFMLWIELDRQFDSQRLNRALLPHAIQIAPGSIFSAAGKYRNCLRMNYSARPSAELEAAVRQVGSTVSALLADCG from the coding sequence ATGAGCCTTTATGTCGACCTCGCCACCATGCTCAGCGCGCGTATTGAACAAGGCTTGTACCGCCCTGGTGATCGCCTACCGTCGGTGCGTGCACTGAGCGTTGAGCACGGTGTCAGCCTAAGCACCGTGCAGCAGGCTTATCGTCACCTTGAGGATCAAGGCATGGCGACGCCACGACCCAAGTCAGGCTATTTCGTACCGCCAAGCCGCAAAAAACCCGAACTGCCGATCGTCAGCCGCGCTGCACAGCGTCCGCTGGATGTCTCGCAGTGGGATCACGTACTGGAGCTGATCAGCATTCCACCCGGCAGCAACATTCTGCAGCTAGGTCGCGGCATGCCGGACATCAGCAGCGCCACCCTAAAACCCCTGCTGCGTTCGATGTCGCGCCTGAGCCGGCGGCAAAGCGTGAAAGAGCTCAGCTACGGCTGCATCAATGGCGACCCGGCCCTGCGTGAGCAAATTTCGCGACTGATGCTCGACTCGGGCTGCCAAATCCCGGCCGAAGACATCGTCACCACCACTGGCTGCCACGAGGCCCTCTCCGCCGCCATTTGCGCCACCTGCAAGCCCGGCGACGTAGTGGCGGTTGACTCGCCCAGTTTCCATGGCGTGATGCAGGCGCTTAAAGGCTTTGGCATGAAGGCCTTGGAACTGCCCACCGACCCGCTCACCGGCATCAGCCTGGAGGCGCTGGAGCTCGCACTGGAGCAGTGGCCAATCAAAGCCATCCAGCTCACCCCAACCTGTAACAATCCGCTCGGCTACATCATGCCGGACGCCAACAAGCGCGCGCTGATCGCCCTGGCCCAGCGTTTTGACGTGGCGATTATCGAAGATGATGTGTATGGCGAGCTGGCCTACAGCTACCCGCGACCGCGCACCATCAAATCCTATGACGAAGACGGTCGGGTGCTGCTGTGCAGCTCATTTTCGAAAACCCTGGCACCCGGCCTGCGGATCGGCTGGATCGCGCCCGGGCGCTACCTGCAAAAGATTCTGCACCTGAAATACATCGGCACCGGCATGGCCGCGCAACTGCCACAACTGGCCCTGGCCGAGTTCATCAGCGGCGGCCATTACGAGCCACACTTGCGCCGCATGCGCAGCCAGTACGCACGCAACCGTGACGTGATGATTGATTGGGTAAGCCGCTATTTCCCGCCAGGCACACGCGTCAGCCAACCTGACGGTGGTTTTATGCTGTGGATTGAGTTGGACCGCCAATTCGACAGTCAGCGCCTGAACCGCGCCCTGCTGCCACACGCGATCCAAATTGCGCCGGGCAGCATCTTCTCGGCGGCAGGTAAATACCGTAATTGCTTGCGCATGAACTACTCGGCACGACCCAGCGCGGAGCTCGAAGCAGCTGTGCGCCAGGTCGGCAGTACGGTCAGCGCGCTGCTCGCCGACTGCGGTTAA
- a CDS encoding DUF1127 domain-containing protein: MNGLSDVRLTLAQQGQPHDVSPRLLVGAAYAPAMSRWTILLRRLSTRRGLLKLNAQQLADIGLTRAEALREASLPFWKL, translated from the coding sequence ATGAATGGTTTAAGCGATGTTCGGTTGACCTTGGCTCAGCAAGGGCAGCCGCACGATGTGTCACCGCGTCTGTTGGTGGGCGCGGCGTATGCTCCGGCGATGTCACGCTGGACAATACTGCTGCGCCGGTTGAGCACGCGGCGTGGCCTGCTCAAGCTCAATGCACAGCAGCTCGCGGATATCGGCCTGACCCGCGCAGAAGCCCTGCGCGAAGCTAGCCTGCCGTT
- a CDS encoding MFS transporter yields the protein MRWGTYFAVCSAVISIGLALGVTMPLVSLRLEAWGYDSFAIGVMAATPAVGILLGASLAGRLAARLGTARLMQLCLLLGALSVAGLALVQSYAVWLGLRLFLGVALTVVFILGESWINQLAVEKWRGRLVALYGTGYALSQLCGPLLLTALGTESDSGFWSGVVLLIGGSLLLLGRTGAPAVDGRSASGRGLPAFCRKLPAIAWAVMLFAAFEAMMLTLLPIYGLRQGFTQDIALLMVSVVVVGDAALQLPIGWMADRVSRQMLFRGCGVVLLVSSLAIPLTLHTVLIWPVLVAFGASAGGLFTLSLILIGERYRDDELVRANAHVAQLWGLGCLIGPLSTGAVSQWVSGHALPMMMALGAAVFVVLAWRNSGFGEPLVATAGSD from the coding sequence ATGCGTTGGGGTACCTATTTCGCCGTCTGTTCGGCGGTCATCAGCATCGGCCTGGCGCTTGGGGTGACCATGCCTTTGGTGTCGCTGCGCCTTGAAGCGTGGGGCTACGACTCGTTTGCCATCGGTGTGATGGCGGCAACGCCGGCGGTGGGTATTCTGCTCGGCGCATCGCTGGCCGGGCGGCTGGCGGCGCGCTTGGGCACCGCTAGGCTGATGCAGCTGTGTTTATTGCTAGGTGCCTTGTCGGTTGCCGGGTTGGCGCTGGTGCAGAGTTATGCGGTGTGGCTCGGCTTGCGCCTGTTTCTCGGCGTGGCGCTGACGGTGGTATTTATCCTCGGTGAAAGCTGGATCAACCAGCTGGCCGTGGAAAAATGGCGTGGCCGGCTGGTGGCGCTGTATGGCACTGGCTACGCACTCAGCCAGCTGTGTGGCCCGTTGTTGCTGACCGCGCTGGGTACCGAAAGTGACAGCGGCTTCTGGTCCGGAGTCGTCCTGCTGATCGGCGGCTCGCTGCTGTTGCTGGGGCGCACAGGCGCACCTGCGGTAGACGGACGCAGCGCATCAGGGCGTGGTCTGCCGGCGTTCTGTCGTAAGTTGCCGGCGATTGCCTGGGCGGTGATGCTGTTTGCCGCGTTCGAAGCGATGATGCTGACCCTGTTGCCGATCTATGGCCTGCGCCAGGGTTTCACTCAGGACATCGCCCTGCTGATGGTCAGCGTGGTGGTGGTCGGCGATGCCGCATTGCAGCTGCCGATTGGCTGGATGGCGGATCGTGTGTCGCGGCAGATGCTGTTCCGCGGCTGTGGCGTGGTGTTGCTGGTCTCCAGTTTGGCAATCCCGCTGACGCTGCACACGGTGTTGATCTGGCCGGTACTGGTGGCGTTCGGCGCCAGCGCTGGCGGGCTGTTCACCTTGTCGTTAATTTTGATCGGTGAGCGTTACCGCGACGACGAGCTGGTGCGCGCCAACGCCCATGTCGCCCAGCTGTGGGGGCTGGGCTGTCTGATCGGGCCGTTGAGTACCGGTGCCGTCAGCCAGTGGGTTAGCGGCCACGCACTGCCGATGATGATGGCGCTGGGGGCGGCGGTTTTCGTGGTGCTCGCCTGGCGCAACTCGGGTTTCGGTGAGCCACTGGTCGCCACCGCAGGTAGCGATTAA